The Sorangiineae bacterium MSr11367 genome window below encodes:
- the sbnA gene encoding 2,3-diaminopropionate biosynthesis protein SbnA produces MSERMELIGRAFLRPSPVVPLDFPAAHLRAKLEFCNPIGSIKDKPAYWIIKSAIEQGIIDETTTIVESSSGNFAIALAVLCHHLRLRFIPVIDPNISMLNEMCLRNLCREVVKVSVRDDTGGFLKTRIAKVKELCQQIPNSFWTEQYGNLDGMAGHYHLTGGQICAHVKNLDYVFLGVSSGGTIAGVSTRLKEKFKHMEVVAVDVVGSVIFGGPPGKRYIPGIGASLVPELVARAAIDRVVMVSETETVQGCRELFGRDGVFAGGSSGSVYAAIKKTLKNENSLSKPDVLFLCCDRGTSYLDTVYNDEWCARLANSLTS; encoded by the coding sequence GCGCCCTTCGCCGGTCGTCCCGTTGGACTTCCCGGCCGCCCATCTCCGGGCAAAGCTCGAGTTTTGCAACCCCATCGGGAGCATCAAGGACAAGCCCGCCTATTGGATTATCAAATCGGCCATCGAGCAGGGAATCATCGACGAAACCACCACCATCGTAGAATCGTCCTCCGGTAACTTCGCCATCGCCCTCGCGGTTCTTTGCCATCACCTGAGGTTGCGGTTCATTCCGGTCATCGACCCCAACATCTCGATGCTCAACGAGATGTGCCTTCGCAACCTTTGTCGCGAGGTCGTCAAAGTGAGTGTGCGCGATGACACGGGCGGCTTCCTCAAGACGCGCATCGCCAAGGTCAAAGAACTCTGCCAGCAGATCCCCAATTCCTTCTGGACGGAGCAGTACGGCAACCTCGACGGTATGGCCGGGCACTATCATTTGACCGGCGGCCAGATCTGCGCGCACGTCAAAAACCTCGACTACGTCTTTCTCGGTGTCAGCTCGGGTGGCACCATCGCCGGTGTATCGACGCGGTTGAAGGAGAAATTCAAACACATGGAGGTCGTAGCCGTCGACGTCGTCGGTTCCGTGATCTTCGGTGGACCTCCTGGAAAACGCTACATTCCAGGTATCGGCGCCAGCCTCGTTCCCGAGCTCGTCGCCCGGGCGGCCATCGATCGCGTGGTGATGGTGTCCGAGACCGAGACCGTGCAGGGCTGCCGCGAGCTCTTCGGGCGTGATGGTGTATTCGCCGGGGGATCGAGCGGCTCCGTGTATGCCGCCATCAAGAAGACATTAAAAAACGAGAACAGCCTCTCCAAGCCCGACGTTCTTTTTCTATGCTGCGATCGCGGTACCAGTTATCTGGACACCGTTTACAACGACGAGTGGTGCGCCCGTTTGGCGAATTCCCTCACATCGTAG
- the lysA gene encoding diaminopimelate decarboxylase — MLPHAIAPYLQEYRGVLHVADHSVMDLRERFGSNVFVFSESQITDNVRSLQRAYQRHYPRFRIMYASKACSNLEVLRHIVSLECGLDANSGGELFKARLIGASPERIVYNGTSKSVDEVTQGVIAGIRAFNVDSISELKRIGDIAHRLGLTANVMPRVIPGVLGGTVAGFETGHVGSKFGMPFEDLPEVVRVLRDYPCLKFRGFHCHVGSQVVRAEAFASAMRTVVAEMVRFGRETGFMADTMNMGGGFPIPLVPEGTMPVHRDGSPLPEDVQALMRGTLSIPDVAAETAAAWNAAGADPADFDVFIEPGRSVIGTAGILLSTIEARKTRPDGVDWLLTDCGFNTMPETLWYDWYYHIVSGNRASEPADTAFRVGGPLCDTGDSQHDETGRGRLPNVRWLPKNTGIGDCLVVVGTGAYCIEQQSNYNGRPRAAAVMVRTNGVVEWIARRETYEDLVARDFGSGVAR; from the coding sequence ATGCTCCCCCATGCCATTGCACCGTATCTCCAAGAGTACCGCGGCGTTTTGCACGTGGCGGATCATTCGGTGATGGATCTGCGCGAGCGCTTTGGGTCCAACGTGTTCGTGTTCTCCGAGTCGCAGATCACCGACAACGTGCGATCCCTCCAGCGCGCTTACCAGCGACACTATCCGCGATTTCGCATCATGTACGCGAGCAAGGCGTGCTCGAACCTCGAGGTTCTGCGCCACATCGTGTCCCTCGAGTGCGGCCTCGACGCCAACAGCGGCGGCGAGCTTTTCAAGGCTCGGCTCATCGGCGCGTCCCCGGAGCGCATCGTCTACAATGGGACCTCCAAGTCCGTCGACGAAGTGACCCAGGGCGTGATCGCGGGCATTCGCGCGTTCAACGTCGATTCCATTTCGGAATTGAAGCGCATCGGGGACATCGCCCATCGACTCGGCCTCACCGCCAACGTCATGCCGCGGGTGATCCCCGGCGTGCTCGGTGGCACGGTGGCAGGCTTCGAGACGGGGCATGTGGGCTCGAAGTTCGGAATGCCCTTCGAGGACCTTCCCGAGGTGGTCCGTGTTCTGCGCGACTACCCATGTTTGAAATTTCGAGGCTTCCATTGCCATGTCGGCTCGCAGGTCGTGCGCGCGGAGGCCTTCGCGTCGGCCATGCGCACGGTGGTGGCCGAGATGGTGCGGTTCGGTCGAGAGACCGGATTCATGGCCGATACGATGAACATGGGCGGAGGCTTTCCCATTCCGCTCGTCCCCGAGGGGACCATGCCCGTGCACCGCGATGGCAGCCCGCTGCCCGAGGACGTGCAGGCGCTGATGCGCGGCACCCTTTCGATTCCCGACGTGGCGGCGGAGACCGCGGCCGCCTGGAATGCCGCAGGGGCGGATCCGGCGGACTTCGATGTCTTCATCGAGCCCGGTCGCAGCGTCATCGGCACGGCGGGGATTCTCTTGAGCACCATCGAAGCACGGAAAACACGGCCAGACGGTGTCGATTGGCTCCTGACGGATTGCGGCTTCAACACCATGCCGGAAACGCTCTGGTACGATTGGTATTACCATATCGTGTCCGGAAATCGTGCCAGCGAGCCTGCCGATACGGCCTTTCGCGTGGGTGGGCCTCTCTGCGATACGGGAGATTCCCAACATGACGAGACGGGGCGCGGTCGCTTGCCCAACGTCCGCTGGCTGCCCAAGAACACGGGCATCGGCGATTGCCTCGTCGTCGTGGGCACGGGGGCGTACTGCATCGAGCAGCAAAGCAATTACAATGGCCGGCCGCGCGCCGCCGCCGTGATGGTGCGCACCAACGGCGTGGTCGAGTGGATTGCCCGCCGCGAGACCTACGAGGACCTGGTCGCCCGCGACTTCGGGTCGGGGGTCGCGCGGTGA
- the sbnB gene encoding 2,3-diaminopropionate biosynthesis protein SbnB gives MNFDFKVISGAVAHEIIHSNYETCQSIIAEAYRQYAAGKASAPTCHFLRFPDRPNARIIPLPARIDMAGHRISGIKWIASFPDNVAKGIPRASAVLILNDEETGYPLACVEASLISAARTAASATLGAHHLAGGKRRAKALGIVGNGIIAKYIYQFLIGTGWEIDEVRLFDKNPAEPARFHQSVVQDRRHRAVIHTGDLESLLMASDLIVFATSAGAPHVTDKALFAHNPIVLHISLRDLGADIIAGAQNFVDSAEHALSNNTSLHLAQMEMGHADFMTGTISDLIEGRRVVDPEKPRIFAPFGLGVLDLALGNLVYRRAVETRRFVLVDDFFYEKER, from the coding sequence GTGAATTTCGACTTCAAAGTCATCAGCGGTGCCGTCGCACACGAGATCATCCACTCCAATTACGAGACGTGTCAAAGCATCATCGCCGAGGCGTATCGCCAATACGCGGCTGGAAAAGCATCGGCTCCGACATGCCATTTTCTCCGGTTTCCCGATCGACCGAACGCACGCATCATCCCATTGCCTGCGCGCATCGACATGGCAGGCCATCGCATCAGCGGCATCAAATGGATCGCGAGCTTCCCCGACAACGTTGCAAAAGGAATTCCTCGTGCGTCCGCCGTCCTCATCTTGAACGACGAGGAGACGGGCTATCCCCTGGCCTGCGTGGAGGCTTCGCTCATCTCCGCCGCCCGCACCGCCGCTTCGGCAACCCTGGGCGCGCACCATCTGGCGGGCGGCAAACGTCGGGCCAAGGCCTTGGGCATCGTCGGCAATGGCATCATTGCGAAATATATTTATCAATTCTTGATCGGGACCGGTTGGGAGATCGATGAAGTCCGGCTTTTCGACAAGAACCCCGCGGAGCCGGCGCGGTTTCATCAGAGTGTCGTCCAGGACCGTCGCCATCGGGCGGTCATCCACACCGGTGACTTGGAATCACTCCTGATGGCCAGCGATCTCATCGTGTTTGCGACGTCGGCCGGTGCGCCCCACGTGACGGACAAGGCGCTCTTCGCGCACAATCCGATCGTCCTTCATATCTCGCTTCGAGATCTCGGTGCGGACATCATCGCCGGTGCGCAGAATTTCGTCGACAGTGCCGAGCATGCGCTGTCGAACAACACGTCGCTGCACCTTGCGCAGATGGAGATGGGGCACGCGGACTTTATGACCGGCACCATTTCCGATTTGATCGAGGGTAGGCGGGTGGTCGACCCGGAGAAGCCGCGGATCTTCGCCCCGTTCGGGCTCGGCGTGCTCGATCTTGCCCTGGGCAACCTGGTTTACCGTCGCGCCGTCGAGACGCGCCGGTTCGTCTTGGTGGACGACTTCTTCTACGAGAAAGAGCGGTGA
- a CDS encoding helix-turn-helix transcriptional regulator — protein sequence MLQRLLDEIPAFAGYKDRQSVFLYANKAYGVLIGLPHHEDVIGRTDFDMPCETVACAPMFQKQDQEVLRSRQPLRILDVHRFADGKWRAFLVTKTPLYGGSEKDEPVGTMFYGVDITSPGIIELGSLLGRIHTGADPTSLVGAGSHLIEGFSDAGALTRREAEILFFLLRGKSAKETAVILAMSRRTVEQHIDKMKRKLGARSKFELIEVAIEAGYMHRIPDSLFSRQLSISLG from the coding sequence TTGCTGCAGCGGCTCTTGGATGAGATTCCCGCGTTCGCGGGATACAAAGACCGCCAATCGGTATTCCTGTATGCCAACAAAGCGTACGGCGTTCTCATCGGATTGCCGCATCACGAAGATGTCATCGGGCGTACCGACTTCGACATGCCCTGCGAGACGGTGGCATGTGCGCCCATGTTTCAAAAGCAAGATCAGGAAGTGCTGCGCTCGCGCCAGCCGCTGCGGATCCTGGATGTGCATCGCTTCGCCGACGGCAAGTGGCGTGCGTTTTTGGTGACGAAGACGCCTCTTTACGGAGGCTCGGAGAAGGACGAGCCCGTGGGCACCATGTTCTACGGTGTCGACATCACGTCCCCGGGCATCATCGAGCTCGGCTCGCTGCTCGGCCGAATCCACACGGGGGCCGACCCCACGTCGCTCGTCGGGGCGGGAAGCCATCTCATCGAAGGGTTCTCCGATGCGGGGGCGTTGACCCGCCGGGAAGCCGAGATCCTCTTTTTCCTCCTTCGCGGCAAAAGCGCGAAGGAGACCGCCGTCATTCTGGCGATGTCACGGCGCACGGTGGAGCAGCACATCGACAAGATGAAGCGAAAGCTCGGCGCGCGAAGCAAATTCGAGCTCATCGAGGTGGCCATCGAGGCCGGGTACATGCACCGCATTCCCGATTCGCTCTTCTCGAGGCAGCTATCGATAAGCCTGGGTTGA
- the thrC gene encoding threonine synthase has translation MTLEHVVGLSCLESGTMLSADVLRYGNPNPGSELGFSSLEVRYDYAVVKRKLGSAEALANAPLIMQSFAPLLPIPDASYLSPLLVGGTPFLRSPRLSRELGVELFVKDDSRNPSGSLKDRASALAVAHARYFRRDKIAVASTGNAAASLASQAAAAGLAAIVFVPAQAPIAKIMQAVMYGSRVYTVNGNYDAAYEVCQRACDCFGWYNRSTGYNPYMTEGKKTVAFEMAIQLARLAGTCAPMTAPDAVFVPVGDGCIVGAVHKGFDDLVQLGFLDRIPRLYGVQSDQSAAIHRAWVRQAPIRKVNATSRADSICADMPRDGAKALRAIRETGGAFLAVSDAHILKAIVDLARKEGLFVEPAAAASLAGLCSARTQGLVRDGEKVVLLLTGSGLKDPLAGAELLAKPLRISTLDDVKKVEHLSA, from the coding sequence GTGACCCTGGAGCATGTCGTGGGGTTATCGTGCTTGGAATCGGGCACGATGCTCTCGGCGGACGTTCTCCGCTACGGGAATCCGAATCCAGGGAGCGAATTGGGCTTTTCTTCGCTGGAGGTTCGATACGACTACGCGGTCGTGAAGCGCAAGCTCGGCAGCGCGGAGGCCCTGGCGAACGCGCCGCTGATCATGCAGTCGTTCGCCCCGCTGCTGCCCATCCCCGACGCATCGTATCTGTCGCCGCTTCTCGTGGGCGGCACGCCCTTTCTTCGAAGCCCGCGGTTGTCGCGCGAGCTCGGTGTGGAGCTGTTCGTCAAAGACGACTCGCGCAACCCGAGTGGCTCGTTGAAGGATCGCGCCTCGGCGCTGGCCGTCGCGCACGCGAGGTATTTTCGACGCGACAAAATCGCAGTTGCAAGCACGGGAAACGCCGCCGCGTCGCTGGCGAGCCAGGCGGCGGCCGCGGGGCTGGCGGCCATCGTCTTCGTGCCTGCGCAGGCGCCCATCGCCAAAATCATGCAGGCGGTGATGTACGGAAGCCGCGTGTACACCGTGAATGGCAACTACGATGCGGCGTACGAGGTCTGCCAAAGAGCTTGCGATTGTTTCGGCTGGTACAATCGCTCCACCGGCTACAATCCGTACATGACCGAAGGGAAGAAGACGGTTGCCTTCGAGATGGCCATCCAGCTCGCCCGGCTCGCGGGCACGTGTGCGCCGATGACCGCGCCCGACGCCGTCTTCGTGCCCGTGGGGGACGGTTGCATCGTGGGCGCCGTGCACAAAGGATTCGACGATCTCGTCCAGCTGGGGTTTCTCGATCGCATCCCGCGACTCTACGGTGTCCAATCCGACCAGAGCGCCGCCATCCACCGGGCGTGGGTGCGCCAGGCTCCCATCCGAAAGGTGAACGCCACGAGTCGGGCCGACAGCATCTGCGCCGACATGCCCCGCGACGGCGCCAAGGCCCTTCGTGCCATCCGCGAGACGGGCGGCGCCTTCCTCGCCGTCTCCGACGCCCACATCTTGAAGGCCATCGTGGATCTCGCGCGCAAGGAAGGCCTCTTCGTGGAACCCGCGGCCGCGGCGTCCCTTGCCGGGTTGTGCAGCGCGCGCACCCAAGGCCTCGTGCGCGATGGAGAGAAGGTGGTGCTGCTGCTCACAGGTTCCGGGCTGAAGGACCCGCTCGCCGGTGCCGAGCTGCTCGCCAAGCCGCTGCGCATCTCGACCCTCGACGACGTGAAAAAGGTGGAGCACCTTTCGGCATGA
- a CDS encoding SMR family transporter, which produces MNFLLLVAASFLFAVGGLFMKYSHGLTRLGPTVVVMLLFCTGAACQAVAMKHQEMGVTYVVVLGLEAVVAFVLSIGVLGESLAPSKLGAALLILGGIALLKWV; this is translated from the coding sequence ATGAACTTCCTTCTGCTGGTGGCCGCGTCGTTCTTGTTCGCCGTGGGCGGTCTCTTCATGAAGTACTCGCACGGCCTCACACGGCTGGGCCCCACGGTGGTGGTGATGCTGCTGTTCTGCACGGGGGCGGCTTGCCAGGCCGTGGCCATGAAACACCAGGAAATGGGCGTTACCTACGTGGTCGTGCTCGGCCTCGAGGCGGTGGTGGCCTTCGTCCTCAGCATCGGCGTGCTGGGCGAATCGCTCGCGCCGTCGAAGCTGGGCGCGGCACTCTTGATCCTTGGCGGCATTGCTCTATTGAAATGGGTGTAG
- a CDS encoding DUF5110 domain-containing protein, with protein sequence MPRAHMALSALAAIIPLFGSSCCSPGAREKPGAGKASLVRTSQGQGLGDVIDVKRHGDELDLTLASAEATDHLHVVLLASDVVNVEYRPHGQAEAPSFIVDPDAHWPAGPHAVEVQTESDPIVLRTERLRVEIAAHPARVAVFDSEGQLLLRERAAEGIHPRGVRFDRAAGEPLYGMAGIALPADEGRQDPKVSMTDNLLRNRGARVQAGAQGNGGAPLAFTARYGVVVDSVDGEFDATESELSFSGASREATSFYVVAGGPKDTLGATATLSGHAPMLPKWALGFANSEWGTDQNEVTRIVDDYRARGIGLDAFILDFDFKAWGEDNFGEFRWNSTSNPGNVHPNKFPDGASGQFARALAAKGVALVGIMKPRIIVETVDHEPSQQAMEAGNLDCFYPGQEPYPEYFSGRLARDIDFAEGRCRSFYWTHAKPLFDTGIVAWWNDEADATGDFMFHSLQHANMQRALYEGQRSASDARVYSLNRNFYLGAQRYAYATWTGDIVVGDKDGPHAFATMREQRQRMLTLVNIGQARPTMDTGGFWGTPTPQAYARWMQFAALTPIMRVHGALNEQRQPWVYGPIAERAAADAIALRHRLVPYLYACERTLYETGIGMMRPLVYDYPTDPKAINDVAEWMLGDSLLARPVLEEDATSVDVYLPAGSRWVDYFRGTVHQGGQTLRYEVNAHNWRDIPLFIKEGAILPSTPGVLDVYPSSHETSFTVYEDDGATYAYEGDAFFRQTLSVHADGRKVTVEGKPATGSKAPGFTSYLLRVHDPLDLHTVREVRMAAATPASVHVDFTKRR encoded by the coding sequence ATGCCCCGAGCCCATATGGCATTGTCCGCATTGGCGGCGATCATCCCGTTGTTCGGTTCCTCGTGTTGCTCGCCCGGTGCGCGTGAAAAACCAGGTGCGGGCAAGGCGTCTCTCGTACGGACGAGCCAGGGGCAGGGGCTGGGGGACGTGATCGACGTGAAGCGCCATGGCGATGAGCTCGACCTCACGCTGGCCTCCGCGGAGGCGACGGATCATCTCCATGTGGTCCTCCTCGCGTCCGACGTGGTCAACGTCGAATACCGGCCGCACGGTCAAGCCGAGGCGCCCAGCTTCATCGTCGATCCCGACGCACATTGGCCCGCGGGGCCGCACGCCGTCGAGGTCCAAACCGAGTCGGACCCCATCGTGCTGCGCACGGAACGACTTCGCGTGGAGATCGCGGCCCATCCCGCGCGTGTCGCCGTCTTTGATTCCGAGGGGCAGTTGCTTTTGCGGGAGCGAGCCGCCGAGGGCATCCATCCGCGCGGCGTGCGCTTCGATCGGGCGGCCGGGGAACCGCTGTACGGGATGGCGGGCATCGCCCTTCCGGCGGACGAAGGCCGCCAGGATCCCAAGGTGAGCATGACGGACAACCTGCTCCGCAACCGTGGTGCGCGCGTGCAAGCTGGGGCGCAGGGCAATGGCGGTGCGCCCCTGGCATTCACGGCGCGCTACGGGGTGGTGGTCGACTCGGTGGATGGTGAGTTCGATGCCACGGAGAGCGAATTGTCCTTTTCCGGAGCATCTCGGGAGGCCACCTCCTTTTATGTGGTGGCGGGCGGTCCCAAGGACACCTTGGGTGCCACCGCGACCCTGAGCGGCCACGCACCCATGCTTCCGAAGTGGGCACTCGGTTTTGCCAACAGCGAGTGGGGCACGGATCAGAACGAGGTGACACGCATCGTCGACGACTACCGCGCCAGAGGCATCGGGCTCGACGCGTTCATTCTCGATTTCGACTTCAAAGCATGGGGCGAGGACAATTTCGGCGAATTCCGTTGGAACTCGACCAGCAACCCCGGCAACGTCCACCCGAACAAATTCCCCGACGGGGCTTCCGGCCAATTTGCGCGTGCGCTCGCCGCCAAAGGGGTTGCGCTGGTCGGCATCATGAAGCCGCGCATCATCGTCGAGACCGTGGATCACGAGCCCTCGCAGCAGGCCATGGAAGCAGGGAATCTCGACTGCTTTTACCCGGGCCAGGAGCCATACCCCGAGTACTTTTCGGGGCGGCTCGCGCGCGATATCGACTTTGCGGAAGGGCGCTGTCGAAGCTTCTACTGGACGCATGCCAAGCCGCTCTTCGATACCGGCATCGTCGCCTGGTGGAACGACGAGGCCGACGCCACTGGCGATTTCATGTTCCATTCTCTTCAACACGCGAACATGCAGCGCGCTCTTTACGAGGGTCAGCGCTCCGCATCCGACGCCCGCGTCTATTCGTTGAATCGGAATTTCTATCTCGGCGCCCAACGGTATGCGTATGCCACGTGGACTGGGGATATCGTCGTTGGCGACAAGGACGGTCCCCATGCCTTCGCGACCATGCGCGAGCAGCGCCAGCGCATGCTGACATTGGTGAACATCGGCCAAGCGCGCCCCACGATGGACACCGGCGGCTTCTGGGGAACCCCCACGCCGCAGGCCTACGCCCGTTGGATGCAATTCGCTGCCCTGACGCCGATCATGCGTGTCCACGGGGCCTTGAACGAGCAGCGCCAACCCTGGGTTTACGGCCCCATCGCCGAGCGAGCGGCCGCCGACGCCATCGCACTGCGGCACCGGCTCGTGCCGTATCTCTATGCCTGCGAGCGCACCCTCTACGAAACGGGCATCGGCATGATGCGTCCTTTGGTCTACGACTACCCGACGGATCCGAAGGCGATCAACGACGTTGCGGAATGGATGCTCGGTGATTCCCTCCTTGCGCGCCCCGTGCTCGAGGAGGACGCCACCTCCGTCGATGTCTACTTGCCGGCGGGCTCACGCTGGGTCGACTATTTCCGCGGGACCGTTCACCAAGGCGGGCAAACCCTGCGCTACGAAGTGAACGCGCACAATTGGCGCGATATCCCGCTCTTCATCAAAGAGGGCGCCATCCTCCCGAGCACGCCGGGGGTGCTCGACGTCTATCCATCGAGCCACGAAACGTCGTTCACCGTCTACGAGGACGACGGCGCCACCTACGCCTATGAGGGCGATGCTTTTTTCCGGCAGACACTTTCCGTCCACGCCGACGGCCGCAAGGTCACGGTCGAAGGCAAACCCGCCACGGGCTCCAAGGCACCGGGTTTCACCTCGTACTTGCTCCGCGTCCACGACCCGCTCGACCTGCACACGGTGCGCGAGGTTCGCATGGCCGCCGCCACACCCGCCTCCGTGCACGTGGACTTCACGAAACGCCGGTGA